A single genomic interval of Geitlerinema sp. PCC 9228 harbors:
- a CDS encoding alpha/beta hydrolase: MFVPPGFQQQSTTTSLGEVVYYTPKSSWWLPDASGDAENATSETSPFPPLVFLHGFGGGSSAYEWSKVYPAFAGEYNTIAPDLIGWGRSAHPARNYQIEDYVSTICEFIEAVCTPPVPVVASSLTAAFTIRAAVERPDLFQKLILTTAAGLSDFGERYTQSFFTQLVNTPIVDRAVYNLGVANELGIRSFLEQRQFARSERIFDEIVQAYLESAKQPNAEYAALSFVRGDLCFDLSEYIPQLTVPTAILWGKQSQFTGPEIGRRLAALNPETVKFFVELKDAGLTPQLELPAVTIAWIRKFLQVLL; encoded by the coding sequence ATGTTCGTTCCACCAGGATTTCAGCAACAATCTACCACCACATCTTTAGGAGAAGTGGTATATTATACACCAAAATCGTCTTGGTGGCTACCCGATGCCTCCGGCGATGCCGAAAACGCCACCTCCGAGACATCTCCCTTTCCACCTTTGGTCTTTTTACACGGATTTGGCGGCGGGTCTTCCGCTTACGAATGGTCGAAAGTCTATCCCGCCTTTGCCGGCGAATACAATACCATCGCTCCCGATTTAATTGGTTGGGGACGTTCTGCCCATCCAGCCAGAAACTATCAAATTGAAGACTACGTTAGCACGATTTGCGAGTTTATCGAAGCGGTTTGTACACCGCCAGTTCCCGTCGTTGCTTCTTCTTTGACAGCAGCTTTTACCATTCGTGCTGCCGTTGAACGTCCGGACCTATTCCAAAAATTAATTCTCACCACCGCTGCCGGTTTGTCCGATTTTGGCGAACGATACACCCAAAGTTTCTTTACCCAGCTGGTCAATACCCCGATTGTAGACCGCGCTGTTTACAATTTGGGCGTTGCTAACGAACTCGGCATTCGTAGTTTTCTCGAACAGCGACAGTTTGCTCGTTCGGAACGAATTTTTGACGAAATTGTCCAAGCCTACTTGGAATCTGCCAAGCAACCCAATGCGGAATATGCAGCTCTTTCCTTTGTTCGCGGTGATTTGTGCTTCGATTTGTCGGAATATATCCCACAGCTTACCGTACCTACGGCTATCCTTTGGGGCAAACAATCTCAGTTCACCGGTCCGGAGATTGGTCGCCGTCTGGCAGCGTTGAATCCGGAGACGGTGAAGTTCTTTGTGGAACTCAAGGATGCTGGCTTGACGCCGCAGTTGGAATTGCCAGCGGTTACTATTGCTTGGATTCGCAAGTTTTTGCAGGTGTTGTTGTAG
- a CDS encoding aminotransferase class IV: MAGEKTGFWYDGAWHEGRYLEIEITDPGWLYGATVFTTLRIYNSSWEHPLTHWQAHRDRLQKSLATLGWQQPDWSRVEAGLQVHCDRAAVLRVTIFPDGRELIFGRPLPVNVTQWQQEGINAWVADGAEFRRWYPAHKTGNYLPAWQAKQQAGSVAAQEAILTDSQGNWLETSTGNLWGWMEGCWVTPPATGEILPGIARAQLLQWLKKRRIMVAESPFTPELVQQLSAIAYSNSVVEVVPIRQITDSDGQTRYFPKIEVVRELQAFWKHHPAAIAHQGDATQS, translated from the coding sequence ATGGCAGGAGAAAAAACGGGTTTCTGGTACGATGGCGCTTGGCATGAGGGGCGTTATTTAGAAATAGAGATTACTGACCCCGGTTGGTTGTATGGGGCGACAGTATTTACCACGTTACGGATTTATAACAGCTCTTGGGAACATCCTTTGACCCATTGGCAAGCCCATCGCGATCGCTTGCAAAAAAGTTTGGCAACATTGGGATGGCAGCAACCGGATTGGTCGCGGGTAGAAGCGGGATTGCAAGTCCACTGCGATCGCGCGGCGGTATTGCGGGTAACAATTTTTCCCGACGGTCGCGAATTGATTTTCGGACGCCCCCTGCCTGTTAATGTAACACAGTGGCAGCAAGAAGGAATTAACGCTTGGGTGGCAGATGGTGCGGAATTTCGCCGTTGGTATCCTGCCCATAAAACAGGAAATTATTTGCCCGCTTGGCAGGCCAAACAGCAAGCTGGTAGCGTGGCAGCTCAGGAAGCCATTTTAACCGATAGCCAGGGCAACTGGCTGGAAACCAGTACGGGGAATTTGTGGGGATGGATGGAGGGATGCTGGGTAACGCCGCCAGCAACGGGGGAGATTTTGCCGGGAATTGCCCGCGCTCAACTGCTGCAATGGCTAAAAAAGCGGCGTATAATGGTGGCAGAAAGTCCCTTTACACCGGAGTTGGTGCAGCAACTATCTGCGATCGCTTATAGCAACAGCGTCGTGGAAGTAGTGCCCATTCGCCAAATTACCGACAGCGATGGTCAAACTCGCTATTTTCCCAAAATTGAGGTGGTTCGGGAGTTGCAGGCTTTCTGGAAACACCATCCCGCAGCGATCGCCCACCAAGGGGATGCCACACAATCCTGA